From Panicum hallii strain FIL2 chromosome 2, PHallii_v3.1, whole genome shotgun sequence, a single genomic window includes:
- the LOC112880339 gene encoding flowering time control protein FPA translates to MMARGRRSPGGRGRFAGGPRGDERPSRHGTRIDEEPYTPLPRRGSGWGVAPPSRHLWVGGLAPGVTASDLSELFLRCGDVEGVARDPGRNFAFVSFRREGDAVAAVRELQGTRLAGAPVRIEFSKGDKASGSSMDDRCTQYVDERYSIERGRKRQPSPENTIDKSKRSRSSEPSEVLWIGFPPGLKADEALLWEAFSPFGQVVRVTTFPGRTYAFVQYTSIAAACRAKEALQGRLFNNPRVSICFSRNEGAAPEVGKQSFVAPYSPQPSARLVFRDQDFEAFPRARPFDSPPRDLRMSSPHFGPNRLSRDSDDVGFRRDNYFQQETGVELGRVSNIKPFRIRELGPERRMHEELYEPHSRSPTARSDAPWHNIPFERHRRPLQLEDSWDVEDNSYLISKKLRGAEVHDTELPEYPFSEFDQGKVCHDYPRRPHYDLPEDDLHSKTYPFTSMHSRHHIDPLKNLTPLVDKHEPWYAQESFARHLGEMDKLTPEYHEPALKDEWKWNGTIAKGGTPICRARCFPVGKVLDFMLPEFLDCTARTSLDMLSKHYYQAAGSWVVFFVPENDADMAAYNDFMSYLGDKQRAAVCKLGERSTLFLVPPSDFSEQVLRVPGKVSISGVVLKFQQSNPDYSSPNRRSLERIHPPSASNLNTDVSSREDLNALRRLNAPDIRTFPLGPDYVRSSGGSYTPASADIISPYKPESAPYVVPQLPHERTPADPRMGIAQDQHQQLPNMLPSGWSNNMNDPNPGSGNFSSLAQSAISHAPNNRTQEPYTFATQGVPKGAASGCAPGEASNSMSWPSMQPKSQQITRPDQPTIPVSLPPDQLAQLAALLAQQNQPGNAGLPMDSSNNQSGFIQNSNPYGHATMMPGNSGSIPIQNSLPPVPPSMPQLPAHVPPIQGSLPAHPASAPILSNTTLSIPPMHAMVNTRHSSMPLRPFVPPLPEGPPPFQQNTSSAPTVQPLAPSGQQPSQQQSTQEDVDGDPQKRLQATLQLAATLLKQIQNQSNPGSQK, encoded by the exons ATG ATGGCGAGGGGCCGCCGCAGCCCGGGCGGGCGGGGGAGGTTCGCCGGCGGGCCTCGGGGCGACGAGCGACCGTCCCGCCACGGCACGCGCATCGATGAGGAACCGTATACCCCGCTCCCGCGGCGGGGGTCGGGCTGGGGCGTGGCGCCGCCATCGCGGCACCTGTGGGTGGGCGGCCTGGCGCCCGGCGTCACCGCGTCCGACCTGTCGGAGCTGTTCCTCCGGTGCGGCGACGTCGAGGGCGTCGCCCGCGACCCCGGGCGGAACTTCGCGTTCGTGAGCTTCCGGCGGGAAGGGGACGCGGTGGCCGCGGTGCGGGAGCTGCAGGGGACCCGCCTCGCCGGGGCGCCCGTTAGGATCGAGTTTTCCAAGGGG GATAAGGCTTCAGGTAGCTCAATGGATGACAGATGTACACAGTATGTTGATGAGCGATATTCTATTGAACGTGGAAGAAAACGGCAACCAAGTCCTGAAAACACAATAGATAAATCTAAAAGAAGTAGGTCTTCAGAACCTAGTGAGGTGTTATGGATAGGTTTTCCTCCTGGATTAAAGGCAGATGAGGCACTTCTGTGGGAAGCCTTTTCACCTTTTGGGCAGGTTGTCAGGGTAACAACATTCCCAGGCCGTACATATGCATTTGTTCAGTACACTAGTATTGCAGCAGCCTGCAGAGCAAAAGAAGCACTTCAGGGAAGGCTTTTCAATAATCCTCGAGTAAGCATATGCTTTTCTCGAAACGAAGGTGCTGCACCAGAAGTTGGGAAACAATCATTTGTTGCCCCATATTCCCCCCAACCTAGTGCTCGGCTTGTCTTCAGAGACCAAGACTTTGAAGCCTTTCCTAGAGCTAGGCCTTTTGATAGCCCTCCAAGAGATTTACGCATGTCATCACCACATTTTGGCCCAAACAGGTTATCAAGAGATTCAGATGATGTGGGATTCCGCAGGGATAATTATTTTCAACAGGAAACTGGAGTAGAGCTTGGCCGTGTTTCTAATATCAAGCCTTTTAGAATACGGGAGCTCGGTCCAGAAAGAAGGATGCATGAGGAATTGTATGAGCCCCATAGCAGAAGCCCTACTGCTAGGAGTGATGCGCCATGGCACAACATTCCTTTTGAGAGACATCGGAGACCCTTACAATTGGAAGATTCTTGGGACGTTGAAGACAATTCATACCTTATTTCAAAGAAGCTGAGGGGTGCTGAAGTACATGATACTGAACTTCCTGAATAtcctttctctgaatttgatcAAGGAAAAGTTTGCCATGACTACCCAAGGAGGCCCCATTATGATCTGCCAGAAGATGATTTACACTCTAAAACGTATCCATTTACTTCTATGCATAGTAGACATCACATTGATCCTTTAAAGAATCTAACTCCACTTGTAGATAAACATGAACCATGGTATGCTCAAGAGAGTTTTGCTAGGCATTTAGGAGAAATGGATAAGTTGACTCCTGAATATCATGAACCTGCTCTTAAGGACGAATGGAAATGGAATGGTACAATAGCAAAGGGAGGCACACCAATCTGCCGAGCTCGATGCTTCCCTGTTGGGAAGGTCCTTGACTTCATGCT GCCTGAGTTTCTGGATTGCACTGCTAGGACAAGTCTTGATATGCTTTCTAAGCACTACTATCAAGCTGCTGGCAGCTGGGTGGTATTTTTTGTTCCAGAAAATGATGCGGACATGGCAGCTTATAATGATTTCATGAGTTACCTTGGTGATAAGCAGCGTGCAGCAGTTTGTAAGCTTGGAGAGAGGAGCACCTTGTTTCTTGTTCCACCTTCAGATTTCTCTGAGCAAGTACTGAGAGTGCCTGGAAAAGTCAGCATATCTGGAGTCGTTCTGAAGTTTCAGCAGTCAAATCCTGATTATAGCTCGCCAAATCGCAGATCGTTGGAGAGAATTCACCCACCTTCTGCAAGTAATCTGAACACTGATGTAAGCAGTCGGGAAGATCTGAATGCACTGAGAAGACTCAATGCACCAGATATCAGGACATTCCCACTGGGTCCAGATTATGTCCGCTCATCAGGTGGAAGCTATACCCCAGCAAGTGCAGATATTATTTCGCCTTACAAGCCAGAGAGTGCTCCATATGTTGTCCCTCAATTACCACATGAACGGACACCAGCTGACCCCCGCATGGGTATAGCACAAGACCAACATCAGCAACTCCCAAACATGTTGCCCTCAGGATGGTCCAATAATATGAATGATCCAAATCCAGGTTCTGGTAACTTCAGTTCTTTGGCCCAGAGTGCAATCTCCCATGCTCCAAATAACAGGACACAGGAGCCATACACATTTGCTACTCAAGGAGTACCAAAAGGGGCAGCATCAGGGTGTGCACCAGGTGAAGCATCCAACAGCATGTCCTGGCCTTCAATGCAACCGAAGTCACAGCAGATAACTAGACCTGATCAACCTACTATTCCAGTATCACTGCCACCAGATCAACTTGCACAGCTGGCTGCCCTTCTTGCACAACAAAACCAACCTGGAAATGCTGGTTTGCCTATGGACAGCTCAAACAATCAATCTGGATTCATACAGAATTCCAATCCTTATGGACATGCTACAATGATGCCAGGCAACTCTGGCTCCATCCCTATCCAGAACTCACTGCCACCTGTTCCACCATCTATGCCACAGCTACCTGCTCATGTGCCACCAATACAAGGCTCACTACCTGCACATCCAGCCAGTGCTCCTATACTTTCTAACACCACTTTGTCTATACCACCCATGCATGCTATGGTGAACACACGTCATTCTTCGATGCCATTGAGACCCTTCGTTCCTCCACTTCCTGAAGGTCCTCCGCCCTTTCAGCAGAACACATCCAGTGCTCCCACAGTACAACCTTTAGCTCCTTCTGGCCAGCAGCCTAGCCAACAACAGTCTACTCAGGAAGATGTTGATGGAGATCCTCAAAAGCGCCTTCAAGCAACGTTGCAGTTGGCAGCAACCCTGCTTAAGCAGATTCAAAATCAATCAAACCCTGGTTCCCAGAAATAG